In Rutidosis leptorrhynchoides isolate AG116_Rl617_1_P2 chromosome 2, CSIRO_AGI_Rlap_v1, whole genome shotgun sequence, one genomic interval encodes:
- the LOC139888101 gene encoding uncharacterized protein: protein MDYKKEFRLAAGNIRVEDIRSTGCHFTWTKSLKNPRCGTLKKLDRILVNDAVMNNLPQAHGWEVQYVGCDMYCLLSKLKGLKKDLKKLNWINGDTFVRVNTLKQELKDIQVQIDRYPHDPDFKDKATKILLDYEAAKHEEFLILQKQKARVESICDENGLRYYGDDVADQFVNHFKSFLGKTDTVTPIAELGDIFSKQLTEDEANYMIKEVTHDEIKEAIFRIDSDKAAGPDGFTSQFFKKAWVIVGTDVCKAIREFFTKGELIGGVNSTLISLIPKIDTPYKVSDFRPIACCNVIYKAISKILTGLEPETSRSPEQPLNHLNQFVFLELNLTDLFIPRISVIPSSSSSDNIIDHTHDQSHSELLHIWNLCLNRNNLIILIHRLIEKKVK, encoded by the exons ATGGATTACAAAAAAGAGTTTAGATTAGCTGCAGGGAATATTAGAG TTGAAGATATAAGAAGTACTGGTTGTCATTTTACCTGGACTAAATCATTGAAAAACCCTAGATGTGGGACCTTGAAAAAGTTAGACAGAATTTTGGTTAATGATGCTGTGATGAATAACTTACCTCAAGCTCATG GTTGGGAAGTGCAGTATGTGGGATGTGATATGTATTGTCTGCTCAGTAAGCTTAAGGGTCTGAAAAAAGATTTAAAAAAGTTGAATTGGATAAATGGGGATACTTTTGTTAGGGTTAATACCCTAAAGCAAGAGTTAAAAGATATTCAAGTCCAGATTGATAGATACCCTCATGATCCTGATTTTAAAGACAAAGCTACAAAGATTCTTCTTGATTATGAAGCTGCCAAGCATGAAGAATTTTTAATCCTGCa GAAGCAAAAGGCTAGAGTTGAGAGTATTTGTGATGAAAATGGGCTTAGATACTATGGGGATGATGTTGCAGATCAGTTTGTTAACCATTTCAAATCTTTCTTAGGCAAAACTGATACAGTTACACCTATTGCTGAGTTAGGGGATATTTTCTCAAAGCAGCTTACAGAAGATGAAGCCAACTACATGATTAAAGAGGTGACTCATGATGAGATTAAAGAAGCTATTTTTCGTATTGATAGTGATAAAGCTGCAGGGCCTGATGGTTTCACCTCTCAATTTTTCAAAAAAGCATGGGTCATTGTGGGTACTGATGTTTGTAAAGCCATAAGAGAATTTTTTACAAAAGGTGAATTGATTGGAGGAGTTAACTCAACTTTGATATCATTGATTCCCAAAATTGATACCCCTTATAAAGTATCTGACTTTAGACCCATAGCATGCTGCAATGTGATTTACAAGGCCATTAGTAAGATTTTG acaggactcgaacccgagacctcacgctcacCTGAACAACCCTTGAACCATCTGAACCAGTTTGTTTTTCTGGAATTAAACCTTACAGATTTATTTATACCCCGTATATCTGTTAtcccatcttcatcttcttcagatAATATAATCGACCACACCCACGATCAATCTCACAGCGAGTTATTACATATTTGGAACTTGTGCTTAAAcagaaacaatttgattattctaaTACATAGATTAATAGAAAAGAAGGtaaagtaa